Genomic segment of bacterium:
AGGGATGCCGGGGCGGGTGCCCTCTTTGTGCTCGACGAATTCGATGAGATAGCCGTCGAAGTCCTTCACATAGGCCATGATCACCGGCCAGCGGTCGAGATGGGCGGGTTCCATTACCGACTCGCAGCCCGCGTCGATGGCTCGCTGGTAGAGCCGCTCGCAGTCACTCGTGTTGATGTAGATCTTCCACATTGCGGTGCCCATGTCGATGGGACCCTCGTTGTCGAGGTGCTGAGCCAACTGGAGTCGGGAACCGCCGTGAGGCGACTGGATGATCGCCTCGAGGGCACC
This window contains:
- a CDS encoding VOC family protein; its protein translation is MTQILAQYCINVEDMDRALEFWVDVCELELQHRLEIPGALEAIIQSPHGGSRLQLAQHLDNEGPIDMGTAMWKIYINTSDCERLYQRAIDAGCESVMEPAHLDRWPVIMAYVKDFDGYLIEFVEHKEGTRPGIPDPKKV